Part of the Streptomyces sp. NBC_00457 genome, TCCCCACCAGCAGGCGGCCCGCAGCCTGACGCCGCATCCGTCGGCGCCCCTCGCTTCGCTCGGCGAGCGGTCCGCGTTCGAAGCGGGCGTCAGGAGCCGTCGGCTGGATTGCGGTGTCCTCAGCGGACGCGGGGGGACGTGCGGCGGCTCAGCGGGCCTGGTTCGCCTCGCGGATGATCGCGTAGGCCTCGGCCACGGGATCCGGGCGCCCGGGCTCGTCGGGATTGACGACGAAGTGGATCTCTTTGACCCGTCCTTCGAAGACGTCGAGTGCCAGGGCGTTGAGGATCTTGCCGTTGCGGTCGCGGAAGACCGCACCGGGCCGGCCGTTGACCAGGCGCTCTTCCAGCGTGACGCCGACGTGCAGCAGCGCAGGAACGATCGCCGCGAGCAGCCGGGCCACGTTGTGGGCGCCGGCGGTGCAGGTGGGCCAGGGCAGTGGCTCGCGGCCACCGTCGCTGGCCAGGGCGATCGCGGCGACGAGCTGGCGGCAGGCGGCCTGCGAGCACCCTAGGGCCGATGCGATCTCGCGGATGCTGCACCCGAACGCCTCCCGCAGCACGAAGACCGCGCGCTCGAGCGGGGAGAGCCGCTCGAGCACCAGCAGGGCCGCCGTCAGCAACGAGTCGGCCAGCTCCACCGGCCGCTCGGGGTCCTGGCGAAAGCCACCCGGCAGCGGCTCGGCGGGCCATGGCCCGCCGTGCCCCTCCCGGCGCAGGCGGGCCGAGCGCAGGGCATCGGTACAGATCCGGGTGACCTCGGCCGCGAGATGGCCCTCGGTCGACGCGGGCCGCGTCGGGGTGGCGGCCCAGCGCAGCCAGGTCGCCTGGACGGCGTCGTCCGCCTCGCGCGCACTGCCCAGGATCCGGTGGGCGATCGCGAACAGCAGCGGCCGCAGCTCCTCGAACTCCTCGGTCCGTCTCACACCGGCTCCTCCTTGACATTCCTGCGGGCTCCCGCTCGCTCCCGGCCGCCGCTGGCGGCCGCAGTCATCCGGTCTGTGCCGGCCGCGCGGAAGGGGCTGCGCCGTCGCCCGGGCATCGCGCCCGCCCCCGGGGGGAGGCGGTCCGGACGGCTGTCCCACGCGGTGCGCAGGCAGTGGGGAAACGGGTCGTGGACGGCCGTCGCCCCGGTGCTCAAGGCGGGCGTGCCCGCCGTCGGGGGATGAGAGCGACGGGCACGCCCAGGGGGGACTTGCGGGCTCCACCCTAGGAGCGGCAGGCCGGCAAGTCCCGTACGTGCTGCGGAACTTCGAGCTCAGTTGCGGCACGGTTCCAGACCGGGCGGCCGCGTACCTGGGTGAGCAGGGTGTGCGGGCAGGCTGGGCCGACTGCGTGCGGGGTCAGTGGCTGCGTGGGGCGACCAGGCCGGATTCGTAGGCGTGGGCCACGAGTTGGGTGCGGCCGCGGGCGCGGAGTTTGGACTTGGCCCGTTCGATATGGGACTTCGCGGTCAGCGGGCTGATCACCATGTGGTCGGCGATCTGGCGGGTGGAAAGCCCCTGCGCGACCAGGGTGACGGCCTCGCGTTCCCGCCCGGTCAACTCGGCCAGGCCGGTTGCGGCGGGGATGCGGTGCGGCTGGGCGAAGAGCCGGTTGATCACTGTGCGGGTGACGCAGGGGGCGAGCAGGGCGTCGCCGCGCGCGATGACGCGTACGGCGTGCACGAGGTCGTCGGGCGCGATGTCCTTGACGAGGAATCCGGCGGCGCCGGCGCTCAGCGCGTCGAAGACGTCGTCGTCGAGGCCGTAGCTGGTCAGGATGACGACACGGACCCGGGCCAGGGCCGGGTCGGCGGCGATGCGGCGGGCCGCCTCGATGCCGTCGAGGACGGGCATCTGGATGTCGGTGAGGACGATGTCGGGCAGGTGCCTGCGTGCGAGTTCCAGGGTCTGCTGCCCGTGGGTGGCCTCGGCCACCACCTCGATGTCGTCCTCGGCGTCCAGGAGCGCGCCCAATCCGCTGCGCAGGAGCGGCTGATCGTCGGCGAGCAGGATGCGGATCATGCCGCGCAGTCCAGAGGCAGTCGGGCCCGGAGCAGTTCGGCCTCGAGGCCGGTGATGCGCTCGCCCGCACACCGAAGGCCGCAGCGGGCTGTCCCCGGCCGCTGCTCGAGGTCATGCCGGGTGCGTCTGAGTTCCTGCCCGGCTTTTTGCTCGCGCCCGGTCGCTTCGAGCAGGTCGTGCCGCTGCTCTTCGGCGTCGTGATGGCCGTGGCTGCCTGCGACCGCGTCCGTCACCCGTGCGCGGGTGTCGCTGTCCTGGCAGGGGAACGCGGTGAACACCGCCCGTTCGGCGATCGCCCTGACGTTCAGCCGGCCGTGTTCGCGGCGGAGTCGACTGATCGTCGTCCCGGCCTGGGCGGCCGTCCGGACCTGGCGTCCAGGGGCAGCGCTGTGCGCCGCGGGGGCACTGGTCGTCATGCTGCTTCACCTTCCGTCGTTGATGTGGCCGGCTCCTGGGCCCCCAGTGCGGTGGCCCTGTCCGACGCACATGCGGCGGGCCGCCCGGACGGGCAGTGGTGCGCAGTGGTGCCGGGGGTCAGATGGCGCCGGGGGCGTGTGCCGCCGGACCGCGGGGAGCGCGGGGGCGGCTCACCCAGCGGATCGTCTGGATCTGGCCGTCGAGGAAGTCGAACGCCAGGGCGCTGAGGACCGTGCCGTGGCGGTCGCGGAAGACTGCGCCGGGGCCGTGGTGCACCTGCTGCGGCTCCATGGTGACGCCGATACGGACCAGCGCGGGGGTCATCGCGGCCAGCACCCGGGCCACATACTCCGCGCCGACGATGAGCCCCGGCCAGCGCAGAGCCCTGCCGCCGCCGTCGCCCGCCCGCGACACGGTGGCGGCGAGCTGGTCGCAGGCCGCCTCCGAGCACCCCAGGGCTGATGCGATCTGCGACAGGTCGCACCCGAAGACTTCCCGCAGGACGAAGACCGCCCGCTCGAGCGGGGGCAGACGTTCCAGCAGCAGCACGGCCACCGCCGACAGCGACTGGGCCGGCTCCACCGGCTGATCCGGGTCCTGGCCGGCGCCGCTCATCAGCGGCTCGAACGGCCGCGGCCCGGCGGACGTGTCCCGCTGGACGCGGGCCGAGCCCAGCAAGCCGGCCGAGATCCGGGTGACCTCGCCCGACAGGAACGCCTTGCCCGGCACGGGCAGCGTGAGGGCAGCCTCGTAGCGCAGCCAGGCCTCGTGCACCGCGTCGTCGGCCGCGGCCTGGCTGCCCAGGATCCGGTGGGCGATCGAGAACAGCAGGGGCCGCAGCTCCTTGAACTCCTCATTCCGGCTCACCCACGCCCCTCCTTGAATCCAGGCCGCCGCGACGGACACCGCACCTCCCGGCAAGCGCTCCGGTCCGCCGTGCACGCCGCCGCCCGCGGCCGGCCGCACCAGGGCCTGTCCGGCCCGCCGCGGGGTATCCGCCTCGGCCACCACTCCCCCGCCCACGCATGCACCAGCCGGCCACGGCTTCGCGCGGCCGGCGCGCGGCGTACGGGAGCGAAGCCCGACAGGACGGGAACTTAGGCATGGGCAGGCAATGACGCCCGCCCGTCTCCCGGAGGGGGTGTGGGGCGAGCGAGCGCAGCATCGTGCAGAACCACCCTAGGGGCGGCACCACACCCCCTCCCGCAGCTCCTACGGAACCTCGAGTTCCCTCGGAGCGGAACTCGAGTTCACGCCGCCGACGGTTTGTTCGTCCGCATCCTCAACGGCCCCGTCAACGCGGCGTGGCCCGACCGTGTGGGAGCCGGTGAAAGACGGCGGGCGGCTTGCGAGGGGAGAAAGGGCTGCGTACAGATCGGTCTCCGCATCCGCAAAGACCGCGCATGACGCGGCAAAAAGCCGCTCACCACTGGCCGATGGCCGGCGCGCCTGTCTCGTGCTGCCGCCACATCCCGGTGAGGCGGGCAAGCCGCTGCGCGACGGCGAAGCCGTGCAGCGCCGCCACCCTTGCCGTCGCTGATCTCGAACGCCGTGGCGCCCACGATCCGGCCCCCGGGCACGACGAGCACGGCGGGCCGGCCGTTGACCTGCCCGAGGCGGATCGCGGGCGAGCCGCCGGCCAGGCGCCGCTTCGCGGGCGTAGGCCTAAAAGCGGACCGCATCATGGTGGCGGCCCGCTCGGAGCTCTCGTAGCGCCACAGCGTCCTGGACAGGCCCGCGCCGTCAAAGACCGCGGTCCCGTCGTCGGTGAGGAGCGCCACCAGAGGTTCGGTACGCCCCGAGGACGCGGCGGCAAGGAACTCCTCGAGGACCGTGCGCGCGGACGCCGGGTCCACCTCACCGCCGCCGCGGCGCGCGGCGGCGATCCGGCGCCGGGCCCGGGGGACGTACGGCCGGCTCGCCCACTGCGAGATGTCGAGGATTGCCCGTTCCACCGGGGAGAGCCGCTCCACCAGGGTCGAGGCCGCGAGCGTCACCGATGCGCGCTACTCGAAGGTGTCGGCCGGGCCGGGCATCGGATCGCCGTCGACAAGCGGCTCGGCATCCAGGCGCCGGCCGCGCGTTCCCGGCGCACCGGCGCCGAGCGGAGCCGGTCCAGGCACAGGGTGGTGACGGCTTGGGGCAGCCACGCCTGCGGCACCTTGATCCGTTCCCGGTCGGCGGCGTGCCGGTGCAGGGACGCGTCCCGTCTGCCCGGCTCGACGGCGTCGGCCGCCGAGCCGGGCAGACGGGACGCGAGCGAGGCCGGCCGCGGCCGGCCTCGAAGCGGTCAGCGACGGCGCTGTCCCTGCGGACGGCCTTATGCGGCGGCATTCCCGGGCGCGGCGGCAGCGGCCGGGGTGGCGGCGGCCGTCGTGGCGGCGGTCAGGCGGCGCTTGCGCTTGGGCATGCCGAAGGTCGGGTGCGCAACGCCCCACAGGCTGGCCTTGAGGACGCCCGTCTTGAACCGCGCGGCCTTGCGGCCGCCCATGAACCAGGACTTCGCCCGTACGTCGCCGTCGACCATCTGGAAAATCGCGTCGTGCCGGCCGAGGCTGATCTGGTTGCCGATGTAGGTCTTCTTGACGCTCGGAACCCGGCGTCCGGTCAGCCGTGCCACGATCGCGTCCGTCGCCTGCATGTTGGTATGTCCCGCCGAGGCGCAGGACATCGGCAGCGGCCGGCCGTTCGCGCCGATCGCGTACGCGCTGTCGCCCGCGGCGTAGACGTCCGGGTGCGACAGCGAGCGCATGGTGTCGTCGACGATGATCCGGCCGTCCTCGGTGACCTCAAGACCGGCGGCGGCCGCGAGGGGGTCGACGGCGAACCCGGCCGTCCACACGGTCGCGTCGGCCGGGAAGGAGGTGCCGTCGCCGCCGACCGCGTACCGCGCCTGGACGGCTTCGATGGTGGTGTGCTCGTGGACGGTGATGCCGAGGCGGTCGAAGGCTTCGTGCAGGTGGCGCCGGGCCCCCGGGCAGAGCCAGGCTCCCGGCTCGCCACGGGCGGCGAGCGCCACGCACAGACCGGGACGCGACTCGGCGATCTCGGTGGCGGTCTCGATGCCGGTCAGGCCCTCGCCGACGACCAGCACGGTGCCGCCGGGGCCCAGACTGTCCAGGCGGGCCCGCAGCCGCAGCGCGGAGGCCCGTCCCGCGACGTCGAAGGCGTGCTCGGCCACCCCGGGGACACCGTGGTCGGCGACCCGGCTGCCGAGCGTGTACAGCAGCGTGTCGTAGCCGAGCTCGCCGTCACCGTCCTCGCCGGTCACGGCGACGGTCCTGCGCTGCGGGTCCACCGCCCTGACGCGCGCCACGCGCAGCCGTACCCCGGTGCCCGCGAACACGTCGGCGAGCGGCACGGTCGCATGGTCCCGGCCCGCCGCGAGCTGGTGCAGGCGCATCCGCTCGACGAAGACCGGCGCAGCGTTGACGACGGTGATCTCCGTGTCGGCCGGCGAGAGGCGGCGGGCCAGGCTCCCGGCGGCGAAAGCCCCGGCGTAGCCGGCGCCGAGGACGAGGATGCGGTGCTTCATGGTGAGGCTCCTGTCTGAATCGCTTGCCCCCTTGAGCGGGACAGCGCAGCGATTCCTGACAGGAGCCGGGTATGAGGTGGGTCACACGGGCCGGTGCGGGTGGGGTTGGGAACTGCTGCCGGTGTACTGAGCGGGAGTGACTTTTGGTGAATGTGAGTGAGTGCCGGGGCCGGATGTGGCTGGCTGCCGCCCGGCGCCTGCGCGGGGACGGTCTTCCTTGCCTCGGGGTGCGTTCTCGGTCTCCGTTCGTCGGGAGGGGAACTGGAGTTCCTGGGTCGAATGGGTGACCTTTGCGGGTGGTGCTCGTTGACTGCCGTGACGGATCTTCGACCGGGCAGGGGTGAACGGGTGGGCGGGCTGCGGGAGCTGGCGGCGTCGTTCGTGGCGCCCGGTCCGGCCGGGGTGGCCATCCGGGACCGGCTGCGGGTGAGCGAGTCGGATGCGGCGGTGCTGGCCGAGGTCGGTGTCTTCCTTGGTTCGCTGGCTGCGGGTGATCTCGCGGAGCGGTCCCGGCAGGGGCTGGCGCACGATGCGGCCGGGTGGGCGGTGCGCAAGCGGGAGCTGACGGGGAAGTCATCGGCGCGCTGGGCGGGCAGCATCACCAGGGCCAGCCACGACCAGTGGGCGCTGGCGAGGCGCGGCCAGGCCGCCCACCTGACCTGGCTGCGCGGGCAGATCGCCGCCATCGAGGCCCGGCTGGCCCGCCCGCTGGGCGCCAAGGCGGACAAGCGGGAAGGGCTGGCCCGCGGGTATGCCTCCCGTGCCGAGTGGCATGCCAAGTCCCGCCGCCTGCACGCTTTGCAGGACCGGCTGGCGGTAGCGGAAGGGGACTGGGCGGCGAGCCGGGTGCGCGTGGTGCGCGGCGGCAAGCAACTCGCGAACACCCGTCACCACCTGCAGGCGGCGGGGCTGAGCGAACAGGACTGGCGGGCACGCTGGCAGGCGGCGCGGATGTTCCTGGCCGCGGACGGGGAGTCCGGCAAGCGGTTCGGCAACGAAACAATCCGCGTCACCGACACCGGACAGCTCTCCCTCAAGCTCCCAGTCGAGCTGGCCCACCGGGCCAACGCCCCGCACGGCCGGTACGTGCTCGACGCGACCGTACGGTTCCAGCATCGCGGGCAGGAGTGGCGCGACCGGATCACCGCGAACCGGGCGGTGGCCTACCGCCTCCACCACGACGTTCTCCGTGGCCGCTGGTATGTGACCGCCTCCTGGCAGCGCGCCGCCACCCCGGTCCTGCCGCTGCAGGCGGCGCTGGCCCGCGGGGTGGTGGGAGTGGACATGAACGACGACCACCTGGCCGCCTGGCACCTCGATGGGCACGGCAACCCGGTCGGGGAGCCACAGCGCTTCTTCTACGACCTCTCGGGCAGCGCGGACCACCGGGACGCCCAGATCCGGCATGCGCTGACCCGGCTGCTGCACCACACCCAACGCTGCGGGGCCACCGCGATCGCCATCGAGGACCTCGACTTCGCGACGGAGAAGGGCCGGGAGAAGCACGGCCGCAACAAGCGCTTCCGCCGCCTGCTCTCCCGCCTCCCCACCGCCAGACTCAAGGCCCGGCTGATCTCGATGGCCGCCGAACAGGACATCGCCGTCGTCGCGGTGGATCCGGCGTACACCAGTCGGTGGGGTGCCCAGCACTGGCAGAAACCCCTGACCACTCCAACGCGACAGATTTCCCGGCACGATGCGGCAAGCATCGCGGTCGGGCGACGCGCCCTCGGGCATCCGATCCGGCGACGGACGGCACCGCCCCACCCCGACCGGAGTGATCGCGGTGGGCATCGGACCGTCCAGGCCCGACCGGAGACCCGAAGGCGTGAGGAACCCCGCCCCCACCTGCCCGGACCACCCACCGGATGCGCGCCGCCCGGCGGTGGAGCGAAAGCGGGGAACCAGGGTGCCCAGCACCGTTCGGGGCACCCGGCTGAGCATGAGTCCTGGCACCAGGACTCACTCCCACTCAGTCTTTAGGAACGGTCCCCCGCGGGCGCGCCTGAGCCGTCCGGAAACAGGCAGCGGCATCACCCGCACGGTGAAGCGGACATCCGAACCAGGTCTTCGACCTGCACACACACCGATGATCCGGCGCGGATCCGGCCACGGTCCGGCCACCGGGAACGGCCGTCCGCGACCGTCGTTTCGGACCCGGCAACCGCCGGCCGGCGACCGGACCGGGAGAGCCCGGGCCCGCCAGGCTCCGGCCCGCACCTGCGGCAGCGCACACCCCGGGCCCGGTTTCGCGGCGCCCCGGGGTGCTGTTGCGGCCGGCTAGGCGGCCGGCCGTATGGCGAGCGCTGCCCCGCTCACCAACAGGCGGTGCCTGCCCCTTCGCTCCCGGCCCGGCGCCGGCCGGGAGCAGGGCGCGGACGGTGACCGGGGGTGTCCGCCGCTGCGGCGGGCGGGCCGTGTGCCGGCGCCCGCCCGCCGCAGTACGGTCAGTTCTTGACCTCGCCCTTGACGTGCCGCTGCACGAATTCGTAGGCCAGGTCGCCGAACTGCTCACCGAATTCGACGGACCGCTCGACCGTCTTGCGGAAGTGCACTCCGCCCCACACCCGGCTCGCGGCGCAGTCCTTGACGAACTCGGTCCAGGTGGGCCAGTAGATTTCGAGGTCGCGGGCGGGAGAGAGCCCCGGCTCCACCAGCGTCGAGCCGGCCTTGACGGTGAATCGCCAGTCCAGCTCGTCATCGCCGAAGAAGCGCCGCGCCGCCTGCGCCTCGGCGGAGCAGATGGTCGTGGAGCCGGACGGGTACTCGGCGTGGTCCCCCACGTTCAGGTAGGGCATCCACTCGTTGGCGGGAATGTCGTTGACCGTCCCCTGGCCGGGGCCGCCCCAGGCCGTCACCCGGCGGTTGCCGTACACGTGCCGGACCGCGCTGATCGGCCGCACGGCGTCGTACTTGATCTTCTGGTGCCAGGCGACGATCAGCGGTTCGAACGTCGACAGCAGGTGGGTGAGGAAGAAGTGAGCCCAGCCGTGCACGCCCAGCTCGCGGTTGTGGCGCCGCGCTATGAAGATCGTCGAGTGGCCGATGCCCCACACCTTGTTGTCCATGATCTCCGCCATCACCTTCTGCTCGTCGGTGAGATTGGCGGAGGCCTCCAGGATCTCGTCCACCGACTGCTTGTAGGCGCGGGGCCGGGTGTGGTCGATGTGCAGCGGCGGGGCGAGCTCGAACCGGCTCGGGTCCTTGAAGGAGTAGGGCTTGACCTTGCGTATCTGCGGGGTGATGAAGTTCTGGACGGTGAAGATGCCCATGTCACCCAAGCCCGCACCGAGGCGGCGGCGATGAGTGGTCACCTGCGGCTGCCAGCGTGAGGGGTTGACCAGTTCGAAGGCGGTGTTCACGGGCCGGTAGCCGGTGTAGTCCGCGTAGGGCCTGGGGTTGTACCGGCGGCCGCCCTCGGTGCCCAGCATGT contains:
- a CDS encoding sigma factor-like helix-turn-helix DNA-binding protein, translating into MRRTEEFEELRPLLFAIAHRILGSAREADDAVQATWLRWAATPTRPASTEGHLAAEVTRICTDALRSARLRREGHGGPWPAEPLPGGFRQDPERPVELADSLLTAALLVLERLSPLERAVFVLREAFGCSIREIASALGCSQAACRQLVAAIALASDGGREPLPWPTCTAGAHNVARLLAAIVPALLHVGVTLEERLVNGRPGAVFRDRNGKILNALALDVFEGRVKEIHFVVNPDEPGRPDPVAEAYAIIREANQAR
- a CDS encoding response regulator transcription factor, encoding MIRILLADDQPLLRSGLGALLDAEDDIEVVAEATHGQQTLELARRHLPDIVLTDIQMPVLDGIEAARRIAADPALARVRVVILTSYGLDDDVFDALSAGAAGFLVKDIAPDDLVHAVRVIARGDALLAPCVTRTVINRLFAQPHRIPAATGLAELTGREREAVTLVAQGLSTRQIADHMVISPLTAKSHIERAKSKLRARGRTQLVAHAYESGLVAPRSH
- a CDS encoding sigma factor-like helix-turn-helix DNA-binding protein produces the protein MSRNEEFKELRPLLFSIAHRILGSQAAADDAVHEAWLRYEAALTLPVPGKAFLSGEVTRISAGLLGSARVQRDTSAGPRPFEPLMSGAGQDPDQPVEPAQSLSAVAVLLLERLPPLERAVFVLREVFGCDLSQIASALGCSEAACDQLAATVSRAGDGGGRALRWPGLIVGAEYVARVLAAMTPALVRIGVTMEPQQVHHGPGAVFRDRHGTVLSALAFDFLDGQIQTIRWVSRPRAPRGPAAHAPGAI
- a CDS encoding NAD(P)/FAD-dependent oxidoreductase, with the translated sequence MKHRILVLGAGYAGAFAAGSLARRLSPADTEITVVNAAPVFVERMRLHQLAAGRDHATVPLADVFAGTGVRLRVARVRAVDPQRRTVAVTGEDGDGELGYDTLLYTLGSRVADHGVPGVAEHAFDVAGRASALRLRARLDSLGPGGTVLVVGEGLTGIETATEIAESRPGLCVALAARGEPGAWLCPGARRHLHEAFDRLGITVHEHTTIEAVQARYAVGGDGTSFPADATVWTAGFAVDPLAAAAGLEVTEDGRIIVDDTMRSLSHPDVYAAGDSAYAIGANGRPLPMSCASAGHTNMQATDAIVARLTGRRVPSVKKTYIGNQISLGRHDAIFQMVDGDVRAKSWFMGGRKAARFKTGVLKASLWGVAHPTFGMPKRKRRLTAATTAAATPAAAAAPGNAAA
- a CDS encoding transposase translates to MTDLRPGRGERVGGLRELAASFVAPGPAGVAIRDRLRVSESDAAVLAEVGVFLGSLAAGDLAERSRQGLAHDAAGWAVRKRELTGKSSARWAGSITRASHDQWALARRGQAAHLTWLRGQIAAIEARLARPLGAKADKREGLARGYASRAEWHAKSRRLHALQDRLAVAEGDWAASRVRVVRGGKQLANTRHHLQAAGLSEQDWRARWQAARMFLAADGESGKRFGNETIRVTDTGQLSLKLPVELAHRANAPHGRYVLDATVRFQHRGQEWRDRITANRAVAYRLHHDVLRGRWYVTASWQRAATPVLPLQAALARGVVGVDMNDDHLAAWHLDGHGNPVGEPQRFFYDLSGSADHRDAQIRHALTRLLHHTQRCGATAIAIEDLDFATEKGREKHGRNKRFRRLLSRLPTARLKARLISMAAEQDIAVVAVDPAYTSRWGAQHWQKPLTTPTRQISRHDAASIAVGRRALGHPIRRRTAPPHPDRSDRGGHRTVQARPETRRREEPRPHLPGPPTGCAPPGGGAKAGNQGAQHRSGHPAEHESWHQDSLPLSL
- a CDS encoding DUF6851 domain-containing protein produces the protein MTTSGRSSVPGFSPQRRSLLIGGASVAALATVGSTASAAAGSSTAAAAPVDFDFDTGNYIEFFQPSDENAGQSPAAAVFAPMDVTMFLWVNHLTTIAWFDAVAPYHPTAVGVYTRVGRRPSSESATNRNMNIALIHATYQVAKAVVAERVPAIRQLMTTLGLNPDDESENPTSPVGIGNLAGKGVIAARKRDGMNMLGTEGGRRYNPRPYADYTGYRPVNTAFELVNPSRWQPQVTTHRRRLGAGLGDMGIFTVQNFITPQIRKVKPYSFKDPSRFELAPPLHIDHTRPRAYKQSVDEILEASANLTDEQKVMAEIMDNKVWGIGHSTIFIARRHNRELGVHGWAHFFLTHLLSTFEPLIVAWHQKIKYDAVRPISAVRHVYGNRRVTAWGGPGQGTVNDIPANEWMPYLNVGDHAEYPSGSTTICSAEAQAARRFFGDDELDWRFTVKAGSTLVEPGLSPARDLEIYWPTWTEFVKDCAASRVWGGVHFRKTVERSVEFGEQFGDLAYEFVQRHVKGEVKN